In Vicugna pacos chromosome 10, VicPac4, whole genome shotgun sequence, the following proteins share a genomic window:
- the LOC102526792 gene encoding olfactory receptor 52A1-like has protein sequence MGSTNMSYLNPKTVILIGIPGLEHVQFWIGFPFLGVCLLALLGNIFLLIVIATERSLHQPMYIFLAVLAATDLGLCIDIAPKMLAIFWFGSCSMSFDACLTQLFFIHALQGTESGILLAMAFDRYVAICDPLRHTSILTPVFLIQMVLMVAIWATVLVGFLPILLKQLQLFQSVIIAHSYCEHMAVVKLAAEDVHINKSYGLFVAFAILGFDMIFVFISYILIFQSVFHLPHKAARLKAFHTCTSHIVIFLEFYILAFFSFFSHCFGHISPYAHILLSTIYLLVPPALNPIVYGVKTKEIRRRVAQLVF, from the coding sequence ATGGGATCTACTAACATGTCATATCTGAACCCGAAGACAGTAATCCTGATTGGGATCCCTGGCCTAGAGCATGTGCAGTTTTGGATTGGATTTCCCTTCCTTGGTGTGTGTCTGCTGGCTCTACTGGGGAACATCTTCTTATTAATCGTCATTGCTACAGAACGCAGTCTTCACCAACCCATGTATATCTTCCTGGCAGTTTTGGCAGCAACTGACCTAGGTCTCTGTATAGACATTGCTCCCAAGATGTTGGCTATCTTCTGGTTTGGCTCTTGCTCCATGTCTTTTGATGCTTGCCTCACCCAACTCTTCTTCATCCATGCCTTGCAGGGCACGGAATCTGGCATCCTGTTAGCCATGGCCTTTGatcgctatgtggccatctgtgaTCCTTTGAGGCATACATCCATCCTCACACCTGTCTTTCTAATTCAGATGGTACTGATGGTGGCAATCTGGGCAACGGTGCTTGTTGGGTTTTTACCCATTCTACTCAAACAACTACAACTTTTCCAATCTGTGATTATTGCCCATTCCTACTGTGAGCACATGGCTGTGGTCAAGTTGGCTGCAGAAGATGTTCATATTAATAAATCATATGGGCTCTTTGTGGCTTTTGCAATTCTAGGTTTTGATATGATCTTTGTCTTTATCTCCTACATtctgatttttcagtctgtttttcaTCTTCCCCATAAGGCGGCACGACTCAAAGCATTCCACACTTGCACTTCCCATATTGTCATTTTCCTGGagttttatattcttgctttcttttccttcttcagccACTGTTTTGGACATATATCACCCTATGCCCATATCCTCCTGTCTACCATCTATCTGCTTGTGCCCCCTGCCCTTAACCCCATTGTTTATGGTGTGAAGACCAAGGAGATCCGCAGGCGGGTTGCTCAGTTGGTATTCTGA